In Ipomoea triloba cultivar NCNSP0323 chromosome 7, ASM357664v1, a single genomic region encodes these proteins:
- the LOC116026125 gene encoding salutaridinol 7-O-acetyltransferase-like: protein MKVEVRSKEIVRPSSPTPESLKNYKLSFLDQCALNVRVPFVFFYDSSSGAYSHDHTIDELKKSLSETLSLMYPLAGRVKEDKLTIECNDEGVEFIVADVAEIMSCLLENPEMEKIKLLIPIGKVYEPQPVGKALVAVQVNRFSCGGIGFGVSVSHAIADASAVAIFFETWASINRGCAVNGNGFISDQSTILFPPLTDTSAIERSVKMAAEAVEQEGKDMIVKRFVVPAKAIAQLREELICKKNNKRSHQRPSRTEALTALVWAAVINATPQTQTVQLSCMVNLRSRMEPPLPPNCLGSLAYGATVHCEAAKDGTVVTAVQLVEKIRDSLRAVNDGAARKIYGEGGLLRAAFARGHEMVRNKDSSTTTLYTSSLLRQPYYEVDFGWGKPRLVVNLLKNSTVLFLDTIGGAVEVWMGLPKEVMHALMQNRHFLTYVSASPKPKL from the coding sequence ATGAAAGTTGAAGTTCGGAGCAAAGAAATAGTGAGACCATCCTCTCCGACACCTGAAAGTCTCAAGAATTACAAACTCTCATTTTTGGATCAATGCGCTCTCAACGTCAGGGTTCCATTCGTCTTCTTCTACGACTCCTCCTCCGGAGCTTATTCTCATGATCATACCATTGATGAGCTCAAGAAATCACTCTCCGAAACCCTGTCTCTAATGTACCCGCTAGCAGGGAGGGTGAAGGAGGACAAGCTAACAATCGAATGTAATGACGAAGGTGTCGAGTTTATTGTGGCCGATGTTGCTGAAATCATGTCTTGTTTACTGGAGAATCCTGAGATGGAGAAGATTAAGCTGCTGATTCCTATTGGAAAGGTTTATGAGCCCCAACCGGTAGGAAAGGCACTGGTGGCGGTTCAGGTGAACCGGTTCAGCTGCGGGGGAATTGGTTTTGGGGTTTCCGTTTCACACGCCATAGCCGATGCTTCAGCCGTGGCTATCTTCTTTGAAACCTGGGCGTCCATCAACCGTGGCTGTGCTGTGAATGGGAATGGCTTCATTTCCGATCAGTCTACCATCTTATTCCCTCCATTGACGGATACTTCTGCCATTGAACGATCAGTGAAGATGGCGGCAGAGGCAGTCGAGCAGGAAGGGAAAGACATGATTGTTAAAAGGTTCGTCGTTCCCGCCAAGGCCATAGCTCAACTCAGAGAAGAATTAATATGTAAGAAAAACAACAAGAGGTCCCATCAACGCCCGTCTCGCACAGAGGCGTTAACGGCGTTAGTATGGGCGGCAGTGATAAACGCAACTCCTCAAACTCAAACTGTGCAGTTATCCTGCATGGTGAACTTGCGGAGCAGGATGGAGCCGCCGCTGCCGCCCAACTGTCTAGGGAGCTTAGCCTACGGAGCCACCGTTCACTGCGAGGCGGCGAAAGACGGCACCGTCGTAACCGCCGTTCAATTGGTGGAGAAAATACGCGATTCTCTCCGAGCTGTGAACGACGGGGCGGCAAGGAAGATTTACGGCGAAGGAGGGTTGTTGCGCGCGGCGTTTGCCAGAGGTCATGAAATGGTGCGCAACAAAGATTCTTCAACGACAACGTTGTACACAAGCAGTCTGCTTAGACAACCGTATTACGAAGTTGATTTCGGGTGGGGGAAGCCAAGACTGGTGGTGAATTTGCTCAAGAATTCAACGGTGCTTTTCTTAGACACCATTGGTGGAGCGGTAGAAGTGTGGATGGGATTGCCTAAGGAGGTTATGCATGCTTTAATGCAAAACCGCCACTTTCTTACCTATGTTTCTGCCTCTCCTAAACCAAAGCTATGA